A genomic window from Solanum stenotomum isolate F172 chromosome 10, ASM1918654v1, whole genome shotgun sequence includes:
- the LOC125842430 gene encoding uncharacterized protein LOC125842430 — protein MAANDLALDLEELQQLHSIAKRPRVLSLISSEIRNLEKQSKAGASVSSSQIPAPVLTAAKVIHNPSLNYVSVSSFSWDQDNDKVKIYLSLEGVDQEKMETDFKPMSFDAKFHDVHGKNYRFSLPKLNKEIVPEKCKVLVKPTRVVITLFKASKGNWLDLHYKEDKLKPSLDKEKDPMAGIMDMMKNMYEDGDEEMKKTIAKAWTDARSGKASDPLKRYT, from the exons ATGGCAGCAAACGATTTAGCTTTGGACTTGGAGGAACTTCAGCAGCTTCACAGCATAGCCAAACGGCCTCGTGTGCTTTCTCTCATTTCCTCTGAGATTCGTAACTTGgagaag CAGTCAAAAGCTGGTGCTTCAGTGTCATCTTCGCAAATACCAGCTCCAGTTTTAACTGCAGCAAAGGTGATCCATAACCCATCACTGAACTATGTCTCTGTTTCATCCTTCAGTTGGGATCAGGACAATGACAAAGTGAAG ATTTATTTATCATTGGAAGGAGTAGATCAGGAGAAAATGGAGACAGATTTCAAGCCTATGTCTTTTGATGCCAAGTTTCATGATGTACATGGAAAGAACTATCGCTTCTCCTTGCCGAAATTGAACAAAGAGATTGTACCTGAGAAATGTAAGGTTCTTGTGAAACCCACAAGGGTTGTCATCACCTTGTTCAAAGCCTCCAAAGGGAACTGGTTGGATTTGCATTACAAAGAGGACAAG CTCAAACCTAGTTTGGACAAAGAAAAAGACCCCATGGCAGGAATTATGGATATGATGAAG AACATGTATGAGGACGGTGATGAGGAAATGAAGAAGACGATTGCAAAAGCCTGGACTGATGCTAGATCTGGCAAGGCATCTGATCCATTGAAACGCTACACCTGA